The following proteins come from a genomic window of Azoarcus sp. PA01:
- the trxC gene encoding thioredoxin TrxC, producing MTETVTIACPHCHVLNRLPGGRLSDDPNCGKCHRALFTGHPVELDAASFDVHAGHGELPLLVDFWASWCGPCRTMAPAFEEAAAKLEPHVRLAKVNTEEAQDLAGRYAIRSIPTMVLFRAGREVARQSGAMNTGQILQWAKAQGL from the coding sequence ATGACCGAAACCGTGACCATTGCCTGTCCGCACTGCCACGTCCTGAACCGCTTGCCCGGCGGGCGTCTCAGCGACGACCCGAACTGCGGCAAATGCCATCGGGCGCTCTTCACCGGCCATCCGGTCGAACTCGACGCCGCGAGTTTCGACGTGCATGCAGGTCACGGCGAGCTGCCGCTGCTCGTCGATTTCTGGGCGTCGTGGTGCGGCCCGTGCCGGACGATGGCGCCGGCGTTCGAAGAGGCCGCGGCGAAGCTCGAGCCGCATGTCCGCCTCGCGAAAGTCAATACCGAGGAGGCGCAGGATCTCGCGGGGCGCTACGCGATCCGCAGCATCCCGACGATGGTGCTGTTCCGCGCCGGCCGCGAAGTCGCGCGCCAGTCCGGGGCGATGAACACCGGGCAGATCCTGCAGTGGGCGAAAGCGCAGGGATTGTGA
- a CDS encoding PLP-dependent aspartate aminotransferase family protein, which translates to MTDKAGFSTLAVHAGQAPDPATGAVITPIYATSTYAQTSPGVHKGLDYARSHNPTRWAYERCIAALEDGAAGFAFGSGMAAAATVLELLDAGAHVVALDDLYGGTRRLFERVRRRSAGLRFSYSTLASEAELEAAITPETRMIWVESPSNPLLKLVDLEVVARVAKRRGVLAVADNTFASPWVQRPLALGFDVVVHSATKYLNGHSDVVGGVAVVRDAALAERLGFLQNAVGAIPGAFDCFLVNRGLKTLALRMERHCANGLAVAQWLERHPKIARVIYPGLPSHPQHELACRQMRGFGGMVTAVLKGAEDEARRFLEHCELFTLAESLGGVESLIEHPAIMTHASVPAEVRAALGIGDALVRLSVGIEDLDDLVADLDRALAAV; encoded by the coding sequence ATGACCGACAAAGCCGGATTCTCGACGCTCGCCGTGCATGCCGGGCAGGCACCGGACCCGGCGACCGGCGCGGTAATCACGCCGATCTACGCGACTTCGACGTACGCGCAGACGAGCCCGGGCGTGCATAAGGGGCTCGACTACGCGCGCAGCCACAACCCGACGCGCTGGGCGTACGAGCGCTGCATCGCGGCGCTCGAAGACGGCGCCGCGGGCTTTGCGTTCGGCTCCGGCATGGCGGCGGCCGCGACGGTGCTCGAACTCCTCGACGCCGGCGCGCACGTCGTCGCGCTCGACGATCTCTACGGCGGCACGCGGCGCCTGTTCGAGCGCGTGCGGCGGCGCTCGGCGGGCCTGCGCTTCAGCTATTCGACGCTCGCTTCCGAAGCCGAGCTCGAAGCGGCGATCACGCCCGAGACGCGGATGATCTGGGTCGAGTCGCCGAGCAACCCGCTGCTGAAGCTCGTCGACCTCGAAGTCGTCGCGCGCGTCGCGAAGCGCCGCGGCGTGCTCGCGGTCGCCGACAACACGTTCGCGTCGCCATGGGTGCAGCGCCCGCTCGCGCTCGGCTTCGACGTCGTCGTACATTCGGCGACGAAATACCTCAACGGCCACTCGGACGTCGTCGGCGGCGTCGCCGTCGTGCGCGACGCCGCGCTCGCCGAGCGGCTCGGCTTCCTGCAGAACGCGGTCGGCGCGATTCCCGGCGCGTTCGACTGCTTCCTCGTCAACCGCGGCCTGAAAACGCTCGCGCTGCGCATGGAACGCCACTGCGCCAACGGCCTCGCGGTCGCGCAGTGGCTCGAGCGCCATCCGAAAATCGCACGGGTGATCTATCCCGGCCTGCCGAGCCACCCGCAGCACGAACTCGCGTGCCGTCAGATGCGCGGCTTCGGCGGCATGGTGACGGCGGTGCTGAAAGGCGCAGAGGACGAAGCGCGGCGCTTTCTCGAACATTGCGAGCTGTTCACGCTCGCCGAGAGCCTCGGCGGCGTCGAGAGCCTCATCGAACATCCGGCGATCATGACGCACGCATCGGTGCCGGCGGAAGTGCGCGCCGCGCTCGGCATCGGCGACGCGCTCGTGCGCCTGTCGGTCGGCATCGAGGATCTGGACGACCTGGTCGCGGACCTCGATCGCGCGCTCGCGGCAGTCTAG
- a CDS encoding pyridoxal-phosphate dependent enzyme: MAPASLLDLIGNTPLLPITRIDTGSCELFIKLESQNPGGSIKDRIAVSMIDAAEREGRIRPGGTLIEATAGNTGLALALVGLAKGYRTKLVMPDKMSQEKIFHLRALGAEIVMTRSDVGKGHPEYYQDMAEAIAARTPNSVYINQFGNSANPDAHEQTTGPEIWAQTGERLDAVVCGVGSGGTLTGLTRYFRKVAPHVKMVLADPAGSVLAHFVRTGEMSDAGAWLVEGIGEDFVPPIADLSGVADAYTIDDAESFAAARELLAKEGILAGSSSGTLLAAALRYCRSRERPERVVTFACDSGNKYLSKMFNDFWMYDQGFLAHPARGDLTDLVQRRYAEGSVVTVRPDDTLLTAFGRFKLYQVSQLPVVDGNDVVGIIDESDVLHAVVSEATHFGDTVSSVMSTRLETLQPDAPLARVVQILDQGMVVIVMDGDTFVGLITRIDLLNHLRRRVKRP, translated from the coding sequence ATGGCGCCCGCAAGCCTGCTCGACCTCATCGGCAACACGCCACTGCTGCCGATCACCCGCATCGATACCGGGTCATGCGAGCTTTTCATCAAGCTCGAAAGCCAGAATCCCGGCGGCTCGATCAAGGATCGCATTGCCGTGTCGATGATCGACGCGGCCGAGCGCGAGGGCCGCATCCGCCCCGGCGGCACGCTGATCGAGGCGACCGCCGGCAACACCGGCCTCGCGCTCGCGCTCGTCGGCCTCGCGAAAGGCTACCGCACGAAGCTCGTGATGCCGGACAAGATGAGCCAGGAGAAGATCTTCCACCTGCGCGCGCTCGGCGCCGAAATCGTCATGACGCGCTCGGATGTCGGCAAAGGCCATCCCGAGTATTACCAGGACATGGCCGAGGCGATCGCCGCGCGCACGCCGAACTCGGTCTATATCAACCAGTTCGGCAATTCCGCGAACCCGGACGCGCACGAGCAGACGACCGGCCCGGAGATCTGGGCGCAGACCGGCGAGCGGCTCGATGCGGTCGTCTGCGGCGTCGGCAGTGGCGGCACGCTGACCGGACTGACACGTTATTTCCGCAAGGTCGCGCCGCACGTGAAAATGGTGCTCGCCGACCCGGCCGGTTCGGTGCTCGCGCATTTTGTCAGGACCGGCGAAATGAGCGACGCCGGCGCGTGGCTCGTCGAAGGCATCGGCGAGGACTTCGTGCCGCCGATCGCCGACCTCTCGGGGGTCGCCGACGCCTATACGATCGACGACGCCGAGAGCTTCGCGGCGGCGCGCGAGCTGCTCGCGAAGGAAGGCATCTTGGCCGGCTCGTCGTCAGGCACGCTGCTCGCCGCGGCGCTGCGCTACTGCCGCAGCCGCGAGCGGCCCGAGCGCGTCGTGACTTTCGCGTGCGACAGCGGCAACAAGTACCTGTCGAAAATGTTCAACGACTTCTGGATGTACGACCAGGGTTTCCTCGCGCACCCCGCCCGCGGTGACCTGACCGACCTCGTGCAGCGGCGCTACGCCGAAGGCTCGGTCGTCACGGTGCGCCCGGACGACACGCTGCTGACCGCGTTCGGCCGCTTCAAGCTGTACCAGGTGTCGCAGCTGCCGGTCGTGGACGGCAACGACGTCGTCGGCATCATCGACGAGTCCGACGTGCTGCACGCGGTCGTCAGCGAAGCGACGCACTTCGGCGACACGGTGTCATCGGTGATGAGCACGCGGCTCGAAACCCTGCAGCCGGACGCGCCGCTCGCGCGCGTGGTACAGATCCTCGACCAGGGCATGGTCGTGATCGTCATGGACGGCGATACTTTCGTCGGCCTGATCACGCGCATCGACCTGCTGAACCACCTGCGTCGCCGGGTCAAGCGACCATGA
- a CDS encoding transferase, with protein sequence MSDSETFLGWCSLLALRGDGHPFVVDADGQRTLQFDGLTIQSQMALDDPDALALDYTRTMMGFLLFHAAPRHVAMIGLGGGSLLKYCLKTMPATRVTAVEINPEVIALRDAFGIPPDGPRLQVVCRDGAEYVRDPGEAPDVLLVDGFDAAGMPEQLCSAGFYDHCCATLAEGGMMVVNLWSGDRRYGLYASRIRDSFDGRMVAVRADEDSNRIVFASKDRHFPPGRAQLLERARALALDHPFGLGPLAQRIRHRLDQRREDRDDPWPSAKGHR encoded by the coding sequence GTGAGCGACAGCGAGACCTTTCTGGGCTGGTGCAGTTTGCTGGCGCTGCGCGGCGACGGTCATCCGTTCGTCGTCGACGCCGACGGCCAGCGCACGCTGCAGTTCGATGGGCTGACGATCCAGAGCCAGATGGCGCTCGACGATCCGGACGCGCTCGCGCTCGACTACACCCGCACGATGATGGGCTTCCTGCTGTTCCACGCCGCGCCGCGTCATGTCGCGATGATCGGCCTCGGCGGCGGCTCGCTGCTCAAATACTGCCTCAAGACGATGCCCGCAACCCGCGTCACCGCCGTCGAAATCAACCCGGAAGTGATCGCCCTTCGCGATGCGTTCGGAATCCCGCCGGACGGGCCGCGTTTACAGGTGGTGTGTCGCGACGGCGCCGAATACGTGCGCGACCCCGGCGAAGCGCCGGACGTGCTTCTCGTCGACGGCTTCGATGCCGCCGGAATGCCGGAGCAACTGTGCTCGGCCGGCTTCTACGATCACTGCTGCGCGACGCTGGCGGAAGGCGGCATGATGGTGGTGAACCTGTGGTCGGGCGACCGACGCTACGGGCTTTATGCGTCGCGCATCCGCGACAGCTTCGACGGCAGGATGGTCGCCGTGCGCGCCGACGAAGACTCGAACCGCATCGTGTTCGCGAGCAAGGATCGGCATTTTCCGCCGGGCCGGGCGCAACTGCTCGAGCGCGCCCGGGCGCTCGCACTCGATCATCCGTTCGGCCTGGGGCCGCTGGCGCAGCGCATCCGGCACCGGCTCGATCAGCGCCGCGAGGATCGCGACGACCCATGGCCGTCCGCCAAGGGCCACCGCTGA
- a CDS encoding ATPase, T2SS/T4P/T4SS family gives MPMTAAPGRAGKASDVAGRLAFFKGLQAITARIDAADDVDRVILDLSADLCALFDADSLCFFALDEAGTTLVLRVRTGAAPAEARLPVAAHSIAGYVALRRQPVNIRDVQDPTELRAISPELRFHRSEDDERCGYRTRQVLAAPAIDPASGALQGVIQLINATHGEDFSAVAKDGLLGLAQALGVAYARRGKAPAALRSRYDALVVDGRLGADELDEAVRRAREGAATVDDVLVATRGLALSELGQAAARFFHVPYEPYRQDRVKQLDLLRNIKREYVQQNGWLPLEETPEGVVVLAWDPEQVRASRIAHNVFPKRRLAFRVTTRDEFDRTVDQYFEPSMELGSVSDLLQDLPEDEQDLPVADDVLAAADNELVKLVNKVIIDAYRQGASDIHIEPRPGKDKTHIRFRKDGTLVPYIQVPASYRNALVTRIKIMCDLDISERRKPQDGKIRFRKFAPLDIELRVATVPTAGGMEDVVMRLLGHSEPIRLEQLGLTAHNLERLRRTVAKPYGLFFVCGPTGSGKTTTLHSILGHLNTPETKIWTAEDPIEITQKGLRQVQVNRKAGLDFATMMRAFLRADPDVIMVGEMRDLETVSVGIEASLTGHLVLSTLHTNSAPESIVRLLDMGMDPFNFGDALLGVLAQRLAKRLCMRCRQAYCPDEAEVLQLLDEYCEDMHATPEFRADPLAARAAAFERLRRTHADAEGRFTLYRPVGCAQCNSGYRGRVGLHELMLASTEIRRMIQERARVTQLLGVALAEGLRTLRQDGIEKVLGGITDMAQVRRVCVR, from the coding sequence ATGCCCATGACAGCAGCGCCCGGACGAGCCGGGAAAGCGAGCGACGTTGCCGGCCGTCTCGCGTTTTTCAAAGGACTGCAGGCGATCACGGCGCGCATCGACGCCGCCGACGACGTCGATCGCGTCATCCTCGACCTTTCCGCCGACCTGTGCGCGCTGTTCGACGCCGACAGCCTGTGCTTCTTTGCCCTCGATGAGGCCGGCACGACGCTCGTTTTGCGCGTCAGGACCGGCGCGGCGCCCGCTGAAGCGCGACTCCCGGTCGCGGCGCACAGCATTGCCGGCTACGTCGCACTGCGCCGGCAGCCCGTCAATATTCGCGATGTGCAGGACCCCACCGAGCTCCGCGCGATTTCCCCGGAGCTGCGCTTTCACCGCAGCGAAGACGACGAGCGCTGCGGCTACCGCACGCGGCAAGTGCTTGCGGCGCCGGCCATCGATCCTGCGAGCGGCGCGCTGCAGGGCGTGATCCAGCTGATCAACGCGACGCACGGCGAGGACTTTTCGGCGGTCGCGAAAGACGGTCTGCTCGGGCTCGCGCAGGCGCTGGGTGTCGCATATGCCCGGCGCGGCAAAGCGCCGGCCGCGCTGCGCTCGCGCTACGACGCGCTGGTCGTCGACGGGCGCCTCGGCGCGGACGAACTCGACGAGGCGGTGCGCCGCGCCCGCGAAGGGGCGGCGACGGTCGATGACGTGCTCGTCGCGACTCGCGGCCTCGCGCTGTCCGAGCTCGGCCAAGCCGCGGCGCGCTTTTTCCACGTGCCGTACGAGCCCTACCGCCAGGATCGCGTCAAGCAGCTCGATCTGCTGCGCAACATCAAGCGCGAGTATGTGCAGCAGAACGGCTGGCTGCCGCTCGAAGAGACGCCCGAAGGCGTCGTCGTGCTCGCCTGGGACCCCGAGCAGGTCCGCGCGTCGCGCATCGCGCACAACGTGTTCCCGAAGCGCCGGCTCGCTTTCCGCGTGACGACGCGCGACGAGTTCGACCGCACCGTCGATCAGTATTTCGAGCCTTCGATGGAACTCGGCTCGGTGTCCGACCTGCTGCAGGACCTGCCCGAAGACGAGCAGGACCTGCCGGTCGCCGACGACGTCCTGGCCGCGGCCGACAACGAACTCGTCAAGCTCGTGAACAAGGTCATCATCGATGCGTACCGGCAGGGTGCATCGGATATCCATATCGAGCCGCGCCCGGGCAAGGACAAGACCCATATCCGCTTCCGCAAGGACGGCACGCTCGTGCCGTACATCCAGGTGCCGGCGAGCTACCGCAACGCGCTCGTGACGCGCATCAAGATCATGTGCGACCTCGACATCTCGGAACGGCGCAAGCCGCAGGACGGCAAGATCCGCTTCCGCAAGTTCGCGCCGCTCGACATCGAGCTGCGGGTCGCGACGGTGCCGACCGCCGGTGGCATGGAAGACGTCGTGATGCGCCTGCTCGGCCACAGCGAGCCGATCCGGCTCGAGCAGCTCGGGCTGACCGCGCACAACCTCGAGCGCCTCCGCCGCACGGTCGCCAAGCCCTACGGCCTGTTCTTCGTCTGCGGGCCGACCGGCTCGGGCAAGACGACGACGCTGCACTCGATCCTCGGCCATCTCAACACGCCGGAAACGAAGATCTGGACTGCCGAAGACCCCATCGAGATCACGCAGAAAGGGCTGCGCCAGGTGCAGGTCAACCGCAAGGCCGGGCTCGATTTCGCCACGATGATGCGCGCGTTCCTCCGCGCCGACCCGGACGTCATCATGGTCGGCGAGATGCGCGACCTCGAGACGGTGTCGGTCGGCATCGAGGCGTCGCTGACCGGCCACCTCGTGCTGTCGACGCTGCACACCAACAGCGCGCCGGAATCGATCGTGCGCCTGCTCGACATGGGCATGGACCCGTTCAACTTCGGCGACGCGCTGCTCGGCGTGCTCGCGCAGCGCCTGGCGAAGCGGCTGTGCATGCGGTGCCGGCAAGCCTACTGCCCCGACGAGGCGGAAGTCCTGCAACTGCTCGACGAGTATTGCGAAGACATGCACGCGACGCCCGAATTTCGCGCCGATCCGCTCGCCGCCCGCGCCGCAGCGTTCGAGCGGCTGCGCAGGACGCATGCGGACGCCGAAGGCCGCTTCACGCTGTACCGCCCGGTCGGCTGCGCGCAGTGCAACTCCGGCTACAGGGGGCGGGTCGGACTGCATGAGCTGATGCTCGCCTCGACCGAGATCAGGCGGATGATCCAGGAGCGCGCGCGCGTCACGCAGCTGCTCGGCGTCGCGCTCGCCGAGGGCTTGCGCACGCTGCGCCAGGACGGCATCGAGAAAGTGCTCGGCGGCATCACCGACATGGCGCAGGTGCGGCGCGTCTGCGTGCGTTGA
- a CDS encoding CopG family transcriptional regulator — MLIDMKENRTARLTLLIDPQKKKLFEEICASKDLTPSQVVRRLIRQYVQENAGSRELPDWLKDND, encoded by the coding sequence ATGTTAATCGATATGAAAGAAAACCGCACTGCCCGCCTGACCCTGCTGATCGATCCGCAGAAGAAGAAGCTCTTCGAGGAAATCTGCGCGAGCAAGGACCTGACGCCGTCGCAGGTCGTGCGCCGCCTGATCCGCCAGTACGTCCAGGAGAACGCGGGCAGCCGGGAGTTGCCCGACTGGCTGAAGGACAACGATTGA
- a CDS encoding type II toxin-antitoxin system prevent-host-death family antitoxin has protein sequence MTSFMTNREQVMRTVSLAEAKAHFSELVTQVAGGEEVVITRHGQPIVRLSGVEKTKVPLASRARFRAQLQRLEHPSATLIRSLRDEER, from the coding sequence TTGACCAGTTTTATGACCAACAGGGAGCAGGTCATGCGCACAGTCAGTCTGGCGGAAGCCAAAGCGCATTTCAGCGAACTCGTTACTCAGGTCGCCGGAGGCGAAGAAGTGGTGATTACCCGGCACGGGCAGCCCATCGTCCGCCTGAGCGGGGTCGAGAAGACGAAAGTGCCGCTTGCCTCTCGCGCGCGATTTCGCGCCCAGTTGCAACGTCTCGAACACCCCTCCGCGACCCTGATTCGCAGCCTGCGCGACGAAGAGCGCTGA
- a CDS encoding phosphoglycolate phosphatase, protein MSAQRFPVRAVLLDLDGTLLDTIADLAEGANRMLAELGRPTRPLAEIHSFVGKGIPHLVRRCMTENARASEAEIENAVTVFRRHYSEVNGRHTTIYPGVLETLEAMRAMELRLACVTNKAEAFTLPLLERMRLDRYFDAVVSGDTLPVKKPDPAVLHHACGLLGVASAHALMIGDSANDALAARAAGMPVLLVTYGYSEGMAVDTIECDGLLSTATGALERIEVV, encoded by the coding sequence GTGAGCGCGCAGCGCTTCCCGGTGCGCGCCGTGCTGTTAGATCTCGACGGCACGCTGCTCGACACGATCGCGGACCTCGCCGAAGGCGCTAACCGCATGCTCGCCGAGCTCGGCCGGCCGACACGGCCGCTCGCCGAGATCCATTCCTTCGTCGGTAAAGGCATTCCGCACCTCGTGCGGCGCTGCATGACCGAGAACGCCCGGGCGAGCGAAGCCGAAATCGAAAACGCCGTGACGGTCTTCCGTCGCCACTACAGTGAAGTGAACGGCCGGCACACGACGATCTACCCGGGCGTCCTAGAGACGCTCGAGGCGATGCGGGCGATGGAGCTGCGGCTCGCGTGCGTGACGAACAAGGCCGAAGCGTTCACGCTGCCGCTGCTCGAACGCATGCGGCTCGATCGCTATTTCGACGCCGTCGTCAGCGGCGACACGCTGCCGGTGAAAAAGCCCGATCCGGCCGTGCTGCACCACGCGTGCGGCCTGCTCGGCGTCGCCAGCGCGCACGCGCTGATGATCGGCGACTCCGCCAACGACGCGCTCGCCGCGCGCGCCGCCGGCATGCCGGTGCTGCTCGTGACCTATGGATATAGCGAAGGCATGGCCGTGGACACCATCGAATGCGATGGGCTACTATCGACCGCCACCGGGGCGCTCGAGCGCATCGAAGTCGTCTGA
- the trpE gene encoding anthranilate synthase component I — MLEHEFNALAAQGYNRIPVTLETFADLDTPLSIYLKLANEPYSYLLESVQGGERFGRYSMIGLAASTRIEVYGRSALLLTGNRLVERRDYGDPLNYVAEFMARIKVPPRDGLPRFAGGLVGCFGYDTVRYIEPRLAKTEKTDTIGTPDILLLLSEEIAIVDNLSGKLTLVVYAEPEVPGAFKRAKKRLRDLLARLRAPATIPADAHAESQPATSSFGEDAFKAAVNRAKQYIIDGDIMQVVLSQRMSKPYAASPMALYRAIRTLNPSPYLFYFNFEDFHVVGASPEILVRLDEDGGGKRVTVRPIAGTRPRGATAADDLALEADLLADKKERAEHLQLLDLGRNDAGRVAEIGSVKVTEQFTVERYSHVMHIVSNVEGRLKDGLNALAVLRATFPAGTVSGAPKLRAMEIIDELEPVKRGIYAGAAGYIGFHGDMDLAIAIRTAVIKDGHIHVQAGAGIVADSNPDAEWTETQNKARAMLRAAEMAESGLDTRVD; from the coding sequence ATGCTTGAGCACGAATTCAACGCGCTGGCCGCGCAGGGCTACAACCGCATTCCGGTCACGCTCGAAACTTTTGCCGACCTCGACACGCCGCTGTCGATCTACCTGAAGCTCGCCAACGAACCCTACAGCTACCTGCTCGAATCGGTGCAGGGGGGCGAGCGCTTCGGCCGCTACTCGATGATCGGTCTGGCGGCCTCGACGCGCATCGAAGTCTACGGCCGCTCGGCGCTGCTCTTGACCGGCAACCGCCTCGTCGAGCGGCGCGACTACGGCGACCCGCTGAACTACGTCGCCGAGTTCATGGCGCGCATCAAGGTGCCGCCGCGCGACGGCCTGCCGCGCTTCGCCGGCGGTCTGGTCGGCTGCTTCGGCTACGACACGGTGCGCTACATTGAGCCGCGCCTCGCGAAGACCGAGAAGACCGACACGATCGGCACGCCCGACATCCTGCTGCTGCTGTCCGAGGAAATCGCGATCGTCGATAACCTCTCCGGCAAGCTGACGCTGGTCGTGTATGCGGAACCCGAAGTGCCGGGCGCGTTCAAGCGCGCGAAAAAACGCCTGCGCGACCTGCTCGCGCGGCTGCGCGCGCCGGCGACGATTCCCGCCGACGCGCACGCCGAATCGCAGCCCGCGACGTCGAGCTTCGGCGAGGACGCGTTCAAGGCGGCGGTCAACCGCGCGAAGCAGTACATCATCGACGGCGACATCATGCAGGTCGTGCTGTCGCAGCGCATGAGCAAGCCGTATGCGGCGAGCCCGATGGCGCTGTATCGCGCGATCCGCACGCTGAACCCGTCGCCGTATCTGTTCTATTTCAACTTCGAGGACTTTCACGTCGTCGGCGCGTCGCCGGAGATCCTCGTGCGGCTCGACGAGGACGGCGGCGGCAAGCGCGTCACGGTGCGGCCGATCGCCGGCACGCGCCCGCGCGGCGCGACGGCCGCGGACGACCTCGCGCTCGAAGCGGATCTTCTCGCCGACAAGAAGGAACGCGCCGAGCACCTGCAGCTCCTCGACCTCGGGCGCAACGACGCCGGCCGCGTCGCCGAGATCGGCAGCGTGAAAGTCACCGAGCAATTCACGGTCGAGCGTTACTCGCACGTGATGCACATCGTCTCGAACGTCGAAGGGCGGCTGAAGGACGGGCTCAACGCGCTCGCCGTGCTGCGCGCGACGTTCCCGGCAGGCACCGTGTCGGGCGCGCCGAAGCTGCGCGCGATGGAGATCATCGACGAGCTCGAGCCGGTCAAGCGCGGCATCTACGCCGGCGCTGCCGGCTACATCGGTTTCCACGGCGACATGGATCTGGCGATCGCGATCCGCACCGCAGTCATCAAGGACGGCCATATCCACGTCCAGGCGGGCGCCGGCATCGTCGCCGATTCGAACCCCGACGCCGAATGGACCGAGACGCAGAACAAGGCGCGCGCGATGCTGCGCGCGGCGGAAATGGCCGAATCGGGGCTCGATACGCGGGTCGACTGA
- a CDS encoding IS630 family transposase, with the protein MGRPKVEIVLNESEREQLEAWTRRRKTAQALALRSRIVLECATGVDSKVVAQRLSVSQQMVSKWRNRFDANRLDGLLDAPRSGAPRTIDDTRVDAVIAKTLETVPKNATHWSTRSMAREMGMSQTAVSRIWRAFGLQPHRQETFKLSTDPLFVDKVRDIVGLYLDPPVKAMVLCVDEKSQIQALDRTQPILPLAPGLPERRTHDYMRHGTTTLFAALDVATGEVIGELHRRHRSREFLAFLRTIEANVPAGLDIHLVMDNYGTHKTPKVRSWFARHPRFHVHFTPTSASWINQVERWFAELTEKQIRRGTHRSTRQLEQAIRDYLARYNDDPKPFAWTKSTDDILASLERFCMRISNSAH; encoded by the coding sequence ATGGGCAGACCGAAGGTGGAGATCGTGCTGAACGAGAGCGAGCGCGAGCAGCTTGAAGCCTGGACGCGTCGGCGTAAGACCGCGCAGGCGCTCGCATTGCGCTCGCGGATCGTTCTCGAGTGTGCGACGGGTGTCGACAGCAAGGTTGTCGCGCAACGCTTGTCGGTGTCGCAGCAGATGGTATCGAAATGGCGCAACCGCTTTGACGCGAATCGGCTCGATGGCCTGCTCGATGCCCCGCGCTCGGGGGCGCCGCGTACGATCGACGATACCCGTGTCGATGCGGTGATTGCCAAGACGCTCGAAACGGTGCCGAAGAATGCCACCCATTGGAGTACGCGCAGCATGGCGCGCGAGATGGGGATGTCGCAGACGGCGGTCAGCCGCATCTGGCGCGCCTTCGGCCTGCAACCGCACCGGCAGGAAACATTCAAGCTCTCGACCGATCCGCTGTTCGTCGACAAGGTCCGCGACATCGTCGGGTTGTATCTGGATCCCCCGGTCAAGGCGATGGTGTTGTGCGTCGATGAGAAGAGCCAGATCCAGGCGCTCGACCGCACCCAGCCGATCCTGCCGCTGGCGCCGGGACTTCCCGAACGGCGAACGCATGACTATATGCGCCACGGCACAACGACTTTGTTTGCGGCGCTCGATGTCGCCACCGGAGAAGTCATCGGGGAACTGCACCGACGCCACCGCAGCCGCGAGTTTCTGGCCTTTCTGCGCACCATCGAAGCCAACGTCCCAGCCGGTCTGGACATCCATCTGGTGATGGACAACTACGGCACGCACAAGACGCCAAAGGTCAGGAGTTGGTTTGCCCGTCATCCGCGTTTCCACGTCCATTTCACCCCGACCTCGGCCTCCTGGATCAACCAGGTCGAACGCTGGTTTGCCGAGCTCACCGAAAAACAGATTCGTCGCGGCACCCACCGTTCCACCCGCCAACTCGAGCAGGCCATCCGCGACTACCTTGCTCGCTACAACGATGATCCCAAACCCTTCGCATGGACCAAATCAACTGACGACATCCTCGCCAGCCTTGAACGATTTTGTATGCGAATTTCTAACTCAGCACACTAG
- the rpe gene encoding ribulose-phosphate 3-epimerase, producing the protein MHRIAPSLLSADFARLGEEVRNVVAAGADWIHFDVMDNHYVPNLTIGPLVCEAIRPHTSAPIDVHLMIKPVDRIVPDFAKAGANIITFHPEASEHIDRTLQLIRDCGCQAGLVFNPATPLHYLDHVLDHVDIVLLMSVNPGFGGQKFIPGTLPKLRAAREKLDAYEAASGRGILLQIDGGVKVDNIAQIAAAGADTFVAGSAVFGAGRDADPHRYDSVLAALRAELKKADA; encoded by the coding sequence ATGCACCGCATCGCCCCCAGCCTGCTCTCGGCGGATTTCGCCCGCCTCGGCGAAGAGGTCCGGAATGTGGTTGCGGCCGGCGCCGACTGGATCCACTTCGACGTCATGGACAACCATTACGTGCCGAACCTCACGATCGGCCCGCTCGTCTGCGAAGCGATCCGGCCGCACACTAGCGCGCCGATCGATGTCCACCTGATGATCAAGCCGGTCGATCGCATCGTCCCGGACTTCGCGAAGGCCGGCGCGAACATCATCACTTTTCATCCCGAAGCGTCCGAGCACATCGACCGCACGCTGCAGCTGATCCGCGACTGCGGCTGCCAGGCAGGCCTGGTGTTCAACCCGGCGACGCCGCTGCACTATCTCGACCATGTGCTCGACCACGTCGACATCGTGCTGCTGATGAGCGTCAATCCCGGCTTCGGCGGGCAGAAGTTCATTCCCGGTACGCTGCCGAAGCTGCGTGCGGCGCGCGAGAAGCTCGACGCGTACGAGGCGGCGAGCGGGCGGGGCATCCTGCTGCAGATCGACGGCGGCGTGAAAGTCGACAACATCGCGCAGATCGCTGCCGCCGGCGCCGACACCTTTGTCGCCGGCTCGGCGGTGTTCGGCGCCGGGCGCGACGCCGACCCGCACCGTTACGACAGCGTGCTCGCCGCGCTGCGCGCCGAACTCAAGAAGGCGGACGCGTGA